In Leptospira selangorensis, the following are encoded in one genomic region:
- a CDS encoding hemerythrin domain-containing protein, producing the protein MLNNRKKVYDFPHKAIRYGISKLVQESGRTDYSDPKDVLQLLELGKEIFLMLKIHARDEEGVSLKHLEEKDPQTSLKDKEEHKYLEEKIEELEFLLDRIKEEGEQAQSISEEFYIKLIRFQTDYFSHMTREEEETQIRLHLYFSDAELDEHQKEIMSSLGGDELKIWAKYLIPNVPTPIKNRFEEMLKTFS; encoded by the coding sequence ATGTTGAACAACCGTAAAAAAGTATACGATTTCCCTCATAAAGCAATCCGTTATGGGATCTCGAAATTAGTACAAGAATCAGGCAGGACTGATTACTCGGATCCAAAAGATGTACTCCAACTTTTAGAATTAGGAAAAGAGATCTTTTTAATGTTAAAAATCCATGCAAGAGATGAGGAAGGGGTGAGTCTGAAACATTTAGAAGAAAAAGATCCTCAAACTTCTCTCAAAGATAAAGAAGAGCATAAATATCTGGAAGAAAAAATAGAAGAACTGGAATTTCTTTTAGATCGGATCAAAGAAGAAGGTGAACAGGCTCAGTCGATTTCCGAAGAATTTTATATAAAACTAATTCGTTTCCAAACGGATTACTTCTCCCATATGACTAGAGAAGAAGAGGAAACTCAAATTAGATTACATTTGTACTTTTCAGATGCTGAATTAGATGAACACCAAAAAGAGATTATGAGTTCTCTGGGTGGAGATGAACTGAAAATTTGGGCAAAATATCTAATCCCAAATGTTCCAACCCCGATCAAAAATAGATTCGAAGAAATGTTAAAAACTTTCTCCTGA
- a CDS encoding RNA polymerase sigma factor: MRDFKVLVTEASKGEEPAWTELMTRFEKYVSSQAIKRIRDQSKAEDLSQEVFLEAWKVLPSLRQPEAFPFLLRRLVLKHSDRILRKKDLLGTELNPEITRAAPRSGDTWRTEVLEALEELPNEEKQLLNLRYFGEMSYEEITEKTGIPIGNLKNRLRRSRELLRRQLLNKSDRKDWLEVLHGPMAIAS, encoded by the coding sequence ATGCGCGATTTTAAAGTACTAGTCACAGAAGCTTCCAAAGGAGAAGAACCGGCTTGGACGGAGTTGATGACCCGTTTCGAAAAATACGTCAGTAGTCAGGCTATCAAAAGGATCCGAGATCAATCCAAGGCAGAGGATCTAAGCCAAGAAGTATTTTTAGAAGCTTGGAAAGTTCTTCCATCCCTGAGGCAGCCGGAGGCATTTCCATTCTTACTCAGAAGGTTGGTGCTGAAACATTCGGATCGTATCTTGAGAAAAAAAGATCTGCTCGGTACTGAGTTAAATCCTGAGATCACCAGGGCAGCTCCTCGCTCCGGAGATACTTGGAGAACAGAAGTTTTGGAAGCATTGGAAGAACTTCCTAACGAAGAAAAACAACTTTTGAACCTGAGATACTTCGGCGAGATGAGCTACGAAGAGATCACTGAAAAAACAGGGATCCCAATCGGTAATTTGAAAAACCGTTTGAGAAGAAGTAGAGAGTTATTACGCAGACAACTTTTGAATAAATCGGACAGAAAAGATTGGTTGGAAGTCCTACATGGACCTATGGCAATCGCTTCCTGA
- a CDS encoding helix-turn-helix domain-containing protein produces MIRISWSHKESPETYTVLPGEECVIGVQIKGKISLGSGKQSKTLAKAGITGILRGPRTFISEKDTKSLLVYISPLVLSRMISVPMDQISDSSLSLEDLFSKESISGLIADCEEADWKGEEASLTLEKFRNLLPIKEEKEKFLPEAVRRIKSSLGEIGIKGLAEDLGISQSSLERGFRSRVGLSPKEYAGLVRFRNIFRFYNSSSNLTELALEAGYYDQAHFIREFRKKTGFSPKQWFRQNINSGSDLIF; encoded by the coding sequence ATGATCCGAATTTCCTGGAGTCATAAAGAATCTCCCGAAACTTATACGGTTCTTCCTGGAGAAGAATGTGTAATTGGAGTTCAAATCAAGGGAAAAATTTCCTTAGGCTCAGGCAAACAATCTAAAACTCTTGCGAAGGCTGGGATTACCGGGATCTTAAGAGGACCAAGAACTTTCATCTCCGAAAAAGATACAAAATCACTTTTAGTTTATATTTCCCCCTTAGTTCTTTCCAGAATGATCTCTGTTCCAATGGACCAGATCAGCGATTCAAGTTTATCTTTAGAGGATCTGTTTTCCAAAGAGTCGATCTCTGGATTGATTGCAGACTGCGAAGAAGCAGATTGGAAAGGGGAGGAGGCCTCTCTTACCTTGGAAAAATTTCGGAACCTTCTTCCTATAAAAGAAGAAAAAGAAAAATTCTTACCGGAAGCGGTTCGAAGGATCAAATCCTCACTCGGAGAGATAGGGATCAAAGGTTTGGCAGAAGATCTTGGTATAAGCCAAAGCAGTTTAGAAAGAGGTTTCAGGTCAAGAGTCGGTCTAAGTCCGAAAGAATATGCAGGACTTGTACGTTTCAGAAATATATTCAGATTTTATAATTCTTCTTCCAATCTTACCGAATTGGCATTAGAGGCCGGTTATTATGACCAAGCTCATTTTATCCGAGAATTTAGGAAGAAGACTGGCTTTAGCCCGAAACAATGGTTTCGCCAGAATATTAACTCCGGTTCAGATCTTATTTTTTAG
- a CDS encoding glucose-6-phosphate isomerase — MAFSLEINDRFASEFADPKTYELLLKESGLKLQNLLSGKSPGSEFLGWVRLPQEIQRTELEKIHSEAQRLRKQSETIIVIGIGGSYLGAKAVIEASKPYFKTPSLGSPEIVYAGHHLDARYHSELLEYLENKEFSINVVSKSGTTTEPALAFRLLWDLAKKKYGAKAKDRIVATTDSSKGSLRKMSDELGFATFSIPDNVGGRYSVLTPVGLFPIAASGVDIFSFWEGFSEAADFLISETSPHKNPACIYSAYRNLFYRSGKKIEVIANYNPSIRTLTEWWKQLFGESEGKQGKGIFPASVELTTDLHSLGQYLQEGERNIFETVLYSKNTGAKVLVPEDGDDLDGLNFLASKNLEEVNLQAFLGTLVAHSEGGIPCLEILFPDTGPKSLGQIMYFFELACGVSGNVLGVNPFDQPGVEAYKKNMFALLGKPGFENLREFLRKKGV; from the coding sequence ATGGCCTTTTCTTTAGAAATAAACGATAGATTTGCCTCGGAGTTTGCAGATCCCAAAACCTACGAACTCTTATTAAAAGAGTCAGGCCTAAAATTACAAAATCTTCTCTCCGGAAAATCTCCTGGTTCCGAATTTTTGGGTTGGGTCCGACTTCCTCAAGAGATCCAAAGAACAGAATTAGAAAAAATTCATTCTGAAGCCCAAAGACTTAGAAAACAATCCGAGACTATTATTGTGATCGGGATTGGAGGTTCTTATTTAGGAGCCAAGGCGGTTATCGAAGCTTCAAAACCTTATTTCAAAACCCCAAGTTTAGGATCACCTGAGATCGTTTATGCGGGACATCACTTAGATGCACGTTATCATTCCGAACTTTTAGAATATTTAGAGAATAAAGAATTTTCAATCAACGTGGTTTCCAAGTCCGGAACTACTACCGAGCCTGCTCTGGCATTTCGTTTACTTTGGGATCTTGCCAAAAAAAAATACGGTGCCAAGGCAAAGGATAGGATAGTTGCAACAACCGACAGCTCCAAAGGTTCCTTGCGTAAGATGTCGGACGAGTTGGGATTTGCGACCTTCTCCATTCCGGATAACGTAGGTGGAAGATACTCGGTTTTAACGCCTGTCGGACTATTTCCGATTGCAGCCTCCGGAGTAGACATATTTTCATTTTGGGAAGGGTTCTCTGAGGCAGCCGACTTTTTGATTTCGGAAACTTCTCCGCATAAAAACCCTGCATGTATTTATTCGGCTTACAGAAATCTATTTTATAGATCCGGAAAGAAGATAGAAGTAATCGCAAATTATAATCCTTCTATCCGAACCCTTACCGAATGGTGGAAGCAATTGTTTGGAGAGAGCGAGGGCAAACAGGGTAAGGGTATTTTTCCTGCTTCTGTGGAATTGACTACCGATCTGCATTCTCTTGGGCAATATTTGCAGGAAGGGGAACGTAATATTTTCGAGACGGTTCTTTATTCCAAAAACACAGGAGCAAAAGTTTTGGTTCCGGAGGATGGCGATGATCTGGACGGGCTCAACTTTTTAGCTTCTAAAAATTTAGAAGAAGTAAACTTACAGGCATTCCTTGGTACCTTAGTAGCACATTCGGAAGGCGGAATACCATGTTTGGAGATTTTGTTTCCGGACACAGGACCTAAAAGTCTAGGCCAAATTATGTATTTTTTTGAATTAGCCTGCGGAGTTTCGGGGAATGTGCTGGGCGTAAACCCATTCGATCAGCCTGGAGTAGAGGCTTATAAGAAAAATATGTTCGCATTACTGGGGAAACCGGGTTTTGAAAATTTAAGAGAGTTTCTTCGCAAAAAAGGAGTCTAA
- a CDS encoding ATP-dependent Clp protease proteolytic subunit, with protein MTDTLVEPIQFPGLRMEDNQLKERKIFLWGQVDDSSAKYVVERLLYLSNQDPEKDITLVINSPGGANTSGMSILDTMDLIPNDVSTVCMGLAASFGALLLLSGTKGKRFAFPHSRIMLHQPHVPGTYQAKATDIGIFASMIERDKKEINRIVSERTGQPLEVVERDTDRDLWLTPTEAQIYGVIDGVLENWK; from the coding sequence ATGACTGATACTTTAGTAGAACCGATCCAATTTCCCGGACTCCGTATGGAGGACAACCAACTCAAAGAAAGAAAAATTTTTCTTTGGGGACAGGTGGATGATTCTTCTGCAAAATATGTGGTGGAACGTCTATTATATCTTTCTAATCAAGATCCGGAAAAGGATATCACTCTTGTGATCAATAGCCCCGGAGGTGCGAATACTTCCGGTATGTCTATTTTGGATACTATGGATCTAATTCCGAACGATGTGAGCACGGTCTGTATGGGATTGGCCGCAAGTTTTGGTGCACTACTTCTCCTTTCAGGAACAAAAGGTAAAAGATTCGCATTCCCGCATAGTAGGATCATGTTACACCAACCTCATGTTCCGGGAACTTACCAAGCAAAAGCGACTGATATAGGGATTTTTGCTTCTATGATCGAAAGAGATAAGAAGGAGATCAATCGTATCGTTTCCGAAAGGACCGGCCAACCCTTGGAAGTTGTGGAAAGAGATACTGATAGGGATCTTTGGCTTACTCCAACTGAGGCACAAATTTACGGTGTGATTGACGGAGTTTTAGAAAACTGGAAATAA
- a CDS encoding B12-binding domain-containing radical SAM protein, whose amino-acid sequence MAKLKLVQLPVPPPTAFAATGNVPLAAGCLAVSARENGLEKKGLELEVLDPDITDKEGDSQLADRIAKDEPEFLGFSLYLWNTERSLHLAKEVKRRSPSTKILIGGPEVNPDNPFVLSETGYDIAVSGEAEHTFFALMDTLLKKEDPRKLPNIAVRELDGKMGMFSKEENASFPLTSYPSPYLQGFVPVDPARSTYLETVRGCRSQCTYCFYPKSSNVLRTLDIPETIKLLSSLKDKGAKELVFLDPTFNHRPGFEEFLDAIIDVNSDRSMTMFGELRSEGITEKIADKLALAGFNRIELGMQSINKETLKRVKRFGSPEKVAEAARMLADRGIELLLDLIIGLPGDTPDDVMEGIEFFYGHGLGEWVQVFPLSILPGTAMRKDAESEGLVYLPKPPYRVIRTPNFSAEALSSTLFRSEDRLDRRLDETPRSLLSDPDPSVSDIFSFSPGLAEKFGLEDFSISGARHVSIWWRGDNLEKSKKEFFDRLNYRFTKDPFAVTDLVLYPKTSFDPDLITEIMEEFSKVPASYLSRTLAHRGENMLHRIVLVLPHGISFPLEWVSEIREYIPVFQEMEWEEAAQKSVELGGEFPGARIISKNENTSAWKILKENADPESVTFADRVLEKRWCWEVLGYSEK is encoded by the coding sequence ATGGCAAAGTTAAAATTAGTACAATTGCCTGTTCCTCCTCCTACAGCCTTTGCGGCTACAGGAAATGTCCCATTGGCTGCCGGCTGTTTGGCTGTTTCCGCTCGGGAGAATGGCCTGGAAAAAAAAGGTCTGGAGTTAGAAGTCCTAGATCCAGATATCACTGATAAAGAAGGTGATAGCCAACTTGCAGACAGGATCGCAAAGGATGAGCCTGAGTTTTTGGGTTTCTCACTTTATCTTTGGAATACCGAAAGAAGTCTTCATCTCGCAAAAGAAGTAAAACGTAGATCTCCATCCACTAAGATACTCATTGGTGGACCTGAAGTGAATCCGGACAATCCGTTCGTTCTCTCCGAAACAGGTTATGATATAGCAGTTTCGGGAGAAGCAGAGCATACATTCTTTGCTCTTATGGACACTCTTCTTAAAAAAGAAGATCCTAGAAAATTACCGAATATCGCAGTCAGAGAACTAGATGGAAAAATGGGAATGTTTTCTAAAGAAGAGAATGCTTCCTTTCCGCTGACTAGCTATCCTTCTCCTTATTTACAAGGGTTTGTACCGGTGGATCCTGCAAGATCTACTTATTTGGAAACTGTAAGAGGATGTAGATCCCAATGCACTTATTGTTTTTATCCTAAGAGTAGCAATGTATTAAGAACTTTAGATATACCTGAAACGATTAAACTTCTATCAAGTTTGAAAGATAAAGGAGCCAAAGAATTAGTATTCTTAGATCCGACATTCAATCATAGACCGGGCTTCGAAGAATTTTTAGATGCGATCATAGATGTGAACTCGGACAGATCCATGACTATGTTCGGAGAATTAAGATCCGAAGGAATTACGGAAAAGATAGCGGACAAACTTGCATTGGCCGGTTTTAATCGGATAGAACTCGGTATGCAATCCATCAATAAGGAAACTTTAAAACGTGTAAAACGTTTTGGGAGTCCTGAAAAAGTGGCCGAGGCCGCTAGAATGTTGGCTGATAGAGGAATTGAACTCCTGCTCGATTTGATTATCGGACTTCCTGGAGATACTCCGGACGATGTGATGGAAGGGATCGAATTCTTCTATGGACATGGACTGGGAGAATGGGTCCAAGTATTTCCGTTATCCATTTTGCCTGGGACCGCGATGAGAAAAGATGCAGAGTCGGAAGGTTTGGTATATCTTCCTAAACCTCCTTATAGAGTCATCCGAACTCCTAATTTTAGTGCAGAAGCACTTAGCTCTACATTATTCCGTTCAGAAGATAGATTGGATAGAAGGTTGGATGAAACTCCTCGAAGCCTATTGTCCGATCCTGATCCTTCAGTTTCAGATATATTCTCCTTTTCTCCAGGGCTTGCCGAAAAATTCGGATTGGAAGATTTTTCAATCTCAGGCGCAAGGCACGTTTCTATCTGGTGGAGAGGAGATAATTTAGAAAAATCTAAAAAAGAATTCTTTGATAGATTGAATTATAGATTCACCAAAGATCCTTTTGCAGTCACTGATCTAGTTTTATATCCTAAAACTTCTTTCGATCCTGACTTGATTACAGAGATCATGGAAGAATTTTCCAAGGTGCCGGCTTCCTATCTTTCTCGTACACTTGCTCACCGAGGAGAGAACATGCTTCATCGGATCGTTCTTGTTCTTCCTCATGGGATTTCTTTTCCGTTAGAATGGGTTTCCGAGATTAGGGAATATATTCCTGTTTTCCAAGAAATGGAATGGGAAGAAGCAGCCCAAAAATCAGTAGAACTCGGAGGAGAATTCCCGGGAGCTAGGATCATTTCTAAAAATGAGAATACCTCTGCGTGGAAAATCCTAAAAGAAAATGCAGATCCTGAATCCGTAACGTTTGCAGATAGAGTTTTAGAAAAACGCTGGTGTTGGGAAGTTTTAGGTTATTCTGAAAAATAG
- a CDS encoding helix-hairpin-helix domain-containing protein gives MKSDKSEVLKEFRTLPGVGKVIAEDLWNLGVRSKLELAKLDPEKLYEEICEYQGTKVDPCMLYVFRCAVYVSATPDPEPEKMKWWFWKDKQLA, from the coding sequence ATGAAGTCGGATAAATCCGAGGTATTAAAAGAATTCCGCACTCTCCCCGGAGTGGGCAAGGTAATCGCAGAGGATCTCTGGAATTTGGGGGTTCGTAGTAAATTAGAACTCGCAAAATTGGATCCTGAAAAATTATACGAAGAAATTTGCGAATACCAAGGTACTAAAGTAGATCCATGTATGCTGTACGTATTTCGTTGTGCAGTATACGTTTCAGCGACTCCCGATCCTGAACCGGAAAAAATGAAATGGTGGTTCTGGAAGGACAAACAGCTTGCCTGA
- a CDS encoding NTP transferase domain-containing protein: protein MKAFFPCAGFGTRMGEWTKSLPKPLLKINNIPLIYYSLFHAKSWGVNDGILNLHYFGEKIQEKLKGFQDFQLHFSLEAPEILGTGGGIRTGIENFWSLKDNFLVLNPDFILFPEPNFNPWPNKEDQEKFDCILYLSKIPENTNYTGLSLDNDLVRFTAGGYFYLGLSWMKAECLSDLEPNKPYDLADTFRKLSAQNRLGGKIFPGTFLDLGEKQFYEKYKDTDFSDRLSNDWIEFRNRILS from the coding sequence ATGAAGGCATTCTTTCCATGCGCAGGTTTCGGGACCAGAATGGGAGAATGGACGAAATCTCTTCCTAAACCTCTTTTAAAAATAAATAATATTCCTCTCATCTATTATTCCTTATTTCACGCAAAATCCTGGGGAGTAAATGACGGGATCTTGAACTTACATTATTTCGGAGAAAAAATACAGGAAAAGTTAAAAGGTTTTCAAGACTTTCAACTTCACTTTTCCTTAGAAGCTCCTGAAATTTTGGGGACCGGCGGAGGAATTCGTACAGGAATCGAAAATTTTTGGAGCCTGAAAGATAACTTCTTGGTCTTAAATCCTGATTTTATTCTTTTCCCAGAACCAAACTTTAACCCTTGGCCAAACAAAGAAGACCAAGAAAAATTCGATTGTATATTATATTTATCTAAAATTCCTGAAAATACAAATTATACAGGATTAAGTTTGGATAACGATTTGGTTCGATTTACGGCGGGAGGATATTTTTATCTGGGACTTTCCTGGATGAAGGCAGAATGTCTTTCCGATTTAGAACCGAACAAACCTTATGATCTTGCAGACACATTTCGTAAACTTTCTGCTCAAAATCGTTTGGGTGGAAAAATTTTCCCAGGTACGTTTCTGGATCTGGGTGAAAAACAGTTTTATGAGAAATATAAAGATACTGATTTTTCGGACCGGCTTTCAAACGATTGGATAGAGTTTAGGAATAGAATTCTTTCTTAA
- a CDS encoding STAS domain-containing protein: protein MADTPWNLDSKDFDHDAPELGVFLDQDNIPEGLPKEAVVVKISGEINLYSAQIMKERFFHLLDRGFIYLLVNMENVKYIDSSGLGVFMATHSRLVKSGKGGIAVFSPSSQVNKILELTKLKSLIRVGSTSKEAWKLLAP, encoded by the coding sequence ATGGCAGATACTCCTTGGAACCTGGACAGTAAAGATTTTGATCATGACGCACCCGAGCTGGGCGTATTCCTAGATCAGGATAATATTCCGGAAGGTCTTCCAAAGGAAGCAGTGGTCGTGAAAATTTCTGGCGAGATCAATTTATACTCTGCACAGATCATGAAAGAAAGATTCTTTCATCTACTCGATCGAGGGTTCATTTACCTTCTAGTGAATATGGAAAATGTGAAGTATATAGATTCATCCGGGCTCGGAGTTTTTATGGCGACACATTCCAGATTAGTGAAGAGTGGCAAGGGAGGCATCGCAGTCTTCTCTCCTTCTTCTCAAGTGAATAAAATTTTAGAACTTACCAAATTAAAAAGTCTGATCCGAGTAGGGAGTACTTCCAAAGAAGCTTGGAAACTTTTAGCGCCTTGA
- a CDS encoding YqjF family protein, whose translation MRISSEHRPWPIPKQSWRMKQIWHDLLFIHWPLPVSMIRPFVPKRLEIDTFENRTWIGVVPFHMSGIRMRGLPVMPIASRFPEINVRVYVTLDEKPGVYFFSLDAESWLAVKVARAFYHLPYYLAKFKVTEKGNRISYRSQRTSSNRRFCFQAEYEPTSDVFGAKKGSIDYWLTERYCLYANNKNSLYRCEILHEPWPLQKADANIIQNTMADLDGIQLPDIEPLYHFSKKIEVLTWGLEKV comes from the coding sequence ATGAGAATCAGCTCCGAACATAGGCCTTGGCCAATTCCTAAACAAAGTTGGAGAATGAAACAGATTTGGCATGATCTATTATTCATTCATTGGCCTTTGCCTGTTTCCATGATCCGACCCTTCGTTCCTAAACGTTTGGAAATTGATACATTCGAAAACCGAACTTGGATTGGAGTAGTACCATTTCATATGAGTGGAATTCGAATGAGAGGATTACCTGTAATGCCGATTGCTTCTCGTTTTCCTGAAATTAATGTTAGAGTGTACGTTACTTTGGACGAAAAACCCGGAGTATATTTTTTCAGTTTAGACGCGGAAAGTTGGTTAGCAGTGAAGGTTGCAAGGGCTTTCTATCATCTTCCTTATTATCTGGCGAAATTTAAGGTTACTGAAAAGGGAAATAGAATTTCGTATCGGTCCCAAAGAACTTCTTCTAATCGCAGATTTTGTTTTCAGGCGGAATATGAACCGACTTCGGATGTTTTTGGGGCTAAGAAGGGAAGTATAGATTATTGGTTAACGGAAAGATACTGTTTGTATGCTAATAATAAAAATTCTTTATATAGATGCGAAATTTTGCATGAACCTTGGCCGTTACAAAAAGCGGATGCAAACATTATTCAGAATACAATGGCTGATCTAGATGGGATCCAACTCCCGGATATAGAACCATTATATCATTTTTCTAAAAAAATAGAAGTATTGACCTGGGGTTTAGAAAAAGTTTAA
- the galK gene encoding galactokinase: MTLSVRENLSSSLSEIFPDAPSLGPIRFFSAPGRVNIIGEHVDYAGGLVFPAAINFRTHFAIRTNGLGTFRLYSLDFQSEFVTNDLNYSEKKPWANYILGVISEALKLDLRVEGFDLAFTGNIPQGAGLSSSAAVEVGTAYALSKIFNWDITKEKIALLAQAAENNFVGVNCGIMDQFVIAVAKLSSCISLNTESLEYSYHSLDLPGYEFYLIDSNVKHSLKESEYNDRGKEVESATSKCNKLSTEVRTLSQADFLLIERAGLTPSEFKRATHILGERSRAQNVIRSLKDKNAEKVGEELFSCHESLSKNFQVSCEETDYIVEWFRSENVLGARMIGGGFGGCVLVLDKEGRSSDLFSKLEKEYFQKFGLNAKIYKFSISEGVREDS, translated from the coding sequence ATGACTCTTTCTGTCCGAGAGAATCTTTCTTCTTCTCTATCCGAAATTTTTCCAGACGCGCCTAGTCTTGGCCCAATTCGTTTTTTCTCTGCCCCGGGCAGGGTGAATATCATAGGAGAACATGTGGACTATGCGGGAGGACTTGTATTTCCTGCTGCAATCAATTTCAGAACACATTTTGCGATCCGAACAAATGGGCTTGGGACTTTTAGATTATATTCCTTGGATTTCCAATCCGAATTTGTAACAAACGATCTCAACTACTCCGAAAAAAAACCTTGGGCAAATTATATTCTAGGAGTTATATCGGAAGCTCTTAAATTAGATTTAAGGGTAGAAGGTTTCGATCTTGCTTTTACAGGAAACATTCCCCAAGGAGCCGGACTTTCTTCTTCCGCGGCCGTAGAAGTTGGAACCGCATATGCACTTTCTAAAATTTTCAATTGGGACATTACAAAGGAGAAGATCGCGCTACTCGCTCAAGCCGCAGAAAATAATTTTGTAGGAGTCAATTGTGGGATCATGGATCAGTTCGTGATCGCAGTGGCCAAACTTTCTTCTTGTATTTCTCTAAATACGGAAAGTCTGGAATATTCTTACCATAGTCTGGATCTTCCTGGTTACGAATTTTATCTCATCGATTCGAATGTAAAACATAGTCTTAAGGAAAGTGAATACAATGACAGAGGAAAGGAAGTAGAATCTGCGACTTCAAAATGTAATAAACTTTCGACTGAAGTCCGGACTTTAAGCCAAGCAGACTTCCTTCTAATTGAAAGGGCAGGGCTGACTCCTTCCGAATTTAAAAGAGCCACTCATATTTTAGGAGAAAGATCCAGAGCCCAAAACGTTATCCGCTCCTTAAAGGATAAAAATGCGGAGAAGGTTGGGGAAGAACTATTCTCTTGCCACGAATCACTCTCCAAAAACTTTCAAGTCTCCTGCGAAGAAACGGATTATATAGTAGAATGGTTCCGTTCTGAAAATGTATTAGGCGCTAGAATGATAGGAGGAGGATTCGGAGGTTGTGTTCTAGTCCTGGACAAAGAAGGCAGATCTTCTGACTTATTTTCTAAATTAGAAAAGGAATATTTCCAAAAATTCGGACTAAATGCAAAGATCTATAAATTCTCTATCTCAGAAGGAGTAAGAGAAGACTCTTAG
- a CDS encoding uracil-DNA glycosylase family protein produces the protein MTDSQKFKKHIETLLHCRLCPDMVGNPVQGGIPGAKIMSIGQAPGIHEEKFGRPFAYTAGKTLFKWFLSIGIEEEVYRSKVNMAAVCRCFPGKAKSGDRKPNPFEVQNCSRYIRFEVEFNQPELIIPIGKLAIDQLVENQKYKLDDVIGKKFKKNFYGVELDWIPLPHPSGLNVWNHSPEAKILIAKSLDLIRKHPAVKREFFSKK, from the coding sequence ATGACCGATTCTCAAAAATTTAAAAAACATATAGAAACATTACTTCATTGTAGACTTTGTCCGGACATGGTGGGCAATCCTGTGCAAGGAGGAATTCCTGGCGCAAAAATTATGAGCATAGGCCAAGCCCCCGGCATCCACGAAGAAAAATTCGGAAGACCATTCGCATACACCGCGGGTAAAACTTTATTCAAATGGTTTTTATCTATTGGGATAGAAGAAGAAGTTTATAGATCCAAAGTGAATATGGCTGCGGTTTGTAGATGTTTTCCCGGCAAAGCAAAAAGTGGAGATAGAAAGCCGAATCCTTTCGAAGTACAAAATTGTTCCAGATACATTCGTTTCGAAGTGGAATTCAACCAGCCTGAGTTGATCATTCCGATAGGCAAACTCGCGATCGATCAATTGGTGGAGAATCAAAAGTATAAACTAGATGATGTCATCGGTAAAAAGTTTAAGAAAAATTTTTACGGAGTGGAATTAGATTGGATACCGTTACCACATCCATCCGGATTAAATGTTTGGAATCATTCCCCGGAAGCTAAGATACTGATCGCAAAATCCTTGGATCTGATCCGAAAACACCCCGCAGTCAAAAGAGAATTCTTTTCTAAAAAATAA
- a CDS encoding GNAT family N-acetyltransferase has translation MISSTYYPPKPIRLLGDRIELVPLSLEHADALTEALHDGELWKLWYTNIPEPEGMKAWIQKALEEQEAGLSLPFAVIRKEDSKILGTTRYLNIEKDARRLEIGATWYPKSVQKTFVNTECKLLLLEHAFETLGCIAVEFRTHIMNLSSRKAIERLGAKQDGILRNHRISKNGALRDTVVYSITKEEWPTVRGNLLFKLGKPQV, from the coding sequence ATGATTTCTTCGACATATTATCCTCCTAAACCTATACGTCTTTTGGGTGACCGTATTGAATTGGTCCCTCTTTCTTTAGAACATGCGGACGCGTTGACGGAAGCTCTTCATGACGGAGAACTCTGGAAATTATGGTACACTAATATTCCGGAACCTGAAGGAATGAAGGCCTGGATCCAAAAAGCGTTAGAAGAACAAGAAGCAGGTCTCTCTCTTCCATTTGCAGTGATCCGAAAAGAAGATTCAAAAATTTTAGGAACTACAAGATATTTGAATATAGAAAAGGATGCTCGCAGGTTGGAGATTGGAGCGACATGGTATCCTAAATCGGTCCAAAAAACTTTTGTGAATACGGAATGTAAACTTTTACTTTTGGAACATGCCTTCGAGACCTTGGGTTGTATCGCTGTGGAATTTAGGACCCATATTATGAATTTATCATCCAGAAAAGCGATTGAAAGATTGGGTGCAAAACAAGACGGGATACTTAGGAATCATAGGATCAGTAAAAACGGCGCCTTAAGAGACACCGTTGTTTACAGTATTACGAAAGAAGAATGGCCCACCGTCAGGGGAAATCTTTTGTTTAAACTAGGTAAACCTCAGGTTTAA